The genomic segment AAGTTCACTTCAGATAGCAAAGAATGCTAGTTATTGTATTGCCATGACTGGAACACCAATTCCTAATACGTATCTTGATATATATAATTTGTTGAATATACTTTATCCGCATGAATATAAAAACTTTTTTAACTTTGATACAAGGATGTTGCGTAATCCTCGCAATGAGGATATTGATAAAATAAATAAAACAATAGCGCCCTTTTTTTGTCGCACTACGAAGGAGCAATTATCCGTACCGCCAGTTAATGAAGATAAAATGATTTTGATTGAGGCTTCAGAAATAGAAAATAAGCTGTTTAATATTTTATGTATGCATTATCGTTCCAATAAGCTTGCACTAATGATAAGAATTTTGCAACTTGAAAGTGATAGTTCATTATTATTGAGTAAACTTGATTTGAAAGATTTTAAATATTTGCTTAATGACAATTGCGAAGATATTGAAGATATTGATTTTGTAGATTATTCCAATGAAGTTAGAAATTTAATTGAAAATATGCCATGTTCTGAAAAAATATCTGCATGTATAAATCTTGTAAAGAAATTAATAGCAGAAGATAAAACTGTAATTATCTGGTGCATTTTTAAAAATTCTATGCACTCTATATCAAAAATATTAAATAAAAATAATATATCTACTAAAATAGTAGATGGAGAAGTTGATCTTGAAGATAGACAACAAATCCTTGAAGATTTCAAGAATGGATTTACAAAAGTTTTGATAACTAATCCTCATACTCTTGCCGAATCTGTTTCTTTACATTCAGTTTGTCATGATGCAGTATATTTTGAATATAGTTATAATCTTGTACATTTGTTACAGTCAAAAGATAGAATTCATCGATTAGGTTTATTGCCAAATCAATATACGCAGTATTATTATTTAAAAACAACATTTAGAAATATTGATGGTGAATTTTCGATGGATGAAGAAATATACTTGAGACTTAAAGAAAAAGAAAAAATAATGCTTAATGCTATTGATAAAGATGTTGTTGAAATTATGCCAACAGATGATGAAGATCTTGAAATGATATTTTCTGAATTGTTTTAAAAAGGCTAATCAATTAGCAAAACATATAGAATTCCTAAAGTGAATCAAAATATAAAATTAAATATATATTATAACTATGTAATAAATAAAAGGAATACTAAAGCAATATACTTTGAGCATTCCTTTTTCTATTTTAAGGAGGAATTATAAATGAAAAAACTATGGAAATTAGAACAGTTACAAGTGATAAAATCACAAATATCTGAGCAAGTGGTAGAAAGCATGAAAGAAGCAATTATTACTATTGATGAGGAATATGGAACTGGTAGAGAGGTGGAGGCTGATCTTGGGGGATTTGTTTTATTATTAGAATCAGAGACTGACGTAAAAGAATTAAAAGTTGATAAGTTGAATGGATTACTTGCCGAATATACTGATGAAATCAAGAGTGATGATGGTACTAAATACTATTCATCACTTTTTCTATTATCCTCAGATTATGCAATAATGGTTTATTCAAACAAAGAGTTACATGAATTATTATTAAGAAAGGTGTTGTAGTTAATATGGCAAAGCAGAGTAAAGAAATAATTGAAGAAAGGAAAATAGTGAAAGAAACTAAATATTGTGAAATATACAAAGCTGTGTCTATTATTGATGATGAATATTATAGCAGTATTGAGAAAATTAGAGTAAAGCAAAAGGAGAGAGAGGAAATTCGTTTTGCCTTATATAAGAATACTTTTAAGATGGAGCGCCAATTTATTCCAAGAAGTTTGGATTTAACGGAGAAGCAATTATTGGAGTTGATTGGAAAAGCTATTGAAGGAAAAGTGCTTTCAGAGGAATTTGTAAATTTGCTTAGAGAGAAATTAAATAAAAAGTAAAAGCTTAATTGCCATATGAAGGTGATTAAGTTTTTATTATTTTTAGGAGGAATAGCATGATGAAATATTTGAAATACTTATTAATTATTAATAAAGGCAAAATAACTTTTAAAGAATATGAAGATGTGGTTGGTAATGAATGTGAAAGATAAAACTCCATCGAAAAGAATAAGGATTGTTTCAATAAAAATGGTGAGAGCAGCAAGTGTTTTATATGATATAAGAAAAATAGGCTCACCTAAGGATGGCGTAGAACTAGGGAAAAAGTTTCTAGATGATGCAGATAGGGAGCAACTTTTAGTATGTTGCCTTGATACAAAGAATCAGCCAACTGCAATAAATGTAGTTTCAGTAGGTAGCCTAAATAGTTCCATAGTTCATCCAAGAGAAGTGTTCAAACCTGCAACTCTAGGAAATTCAGCTTCAATAATATTATTTCATAATCATCCATCAGGTGATCCAGCGCCATCAAGAGAGGACATAAGTATAACAGAAAGAATAAGAGAGAGTGGAAGGATGCTTGGTATTGAATTGATAGACCATATAATC from the Clostridium beijerinckii genome contains:
- a CDS encoding DEAD/DEAH box helicase produces the protein MKVWKLNTEGAGLILTAKSEIESILFSSWYKMKLKRYARSYDEDNIYFKEDLVYIEQKQIISILQLNCGKLEAKIEIANEILSNIKNLELHIEERSRAGIEIKHQNVKYFDKFKQYSKIVNDNMVRTLREKQMWDSFYMCMMKKSANFSVPGSGKTSSVLGVYAFLKECQNVKRIVVICPKNAFGSWIDEFKICFGEKEKLKVFHIHDKKFKNVKQCKESLNYKSDKYNLFLFNYEAVQSYLNEVKIIVNEETLLVYDEVHKVKRHDGKWAKSSLQIAKNASYCIAMTGTPIPNTYLDIYNLLNILYPHEYKNFFNFDTRMLRNPRNEDIDKINKTIAPFFCRTTKEQLSVPPVNEDKMILIEASEIENKLFNILCMHYRSNKLALMIRILQLESDSSLLLSKLDLKDFKYLLNDNCEDIEDIDFVDYSNEVRNLIENMPCSEKISACINLVKKLIAEDKTVIIWCIFKNSMHSISKILNKNNISTKIVDGEVDLEDRQQILEDFKNGFTKVLITNPHTLAESVSLHSVCHDAVYFEYSYNLVHLLQSKDRIHRLGLLPNQYTQYYYLKTTFRNIDGEFSMDEEIYLRLKEKEKIMLNAIDKDVVEIMPTDDEDLEMIFSELF
- a CDS encoding JAB domain-containing protein, with the protein product MNVKDKTPSKRIRIVSIKMVRAASVLYDIRKIGSPKDGVELGKKFLDDADREQLLVCCLDTKNQPTAINVVSVGSLNSSIVHPREVFKPATLGNSASIILFHNHPSGDPAPSREDISITERIRESGRMLGIELIDHIIIGNDSYCSLKEKGII